A genomic window from Archaeoglobus profundus DSM 5631 includes:
- a CDS encoding OB-fold nucleic acid binding domain-containing protein yields the protein MEEELREHFGDLLDEDTLELLVRYARGEKVNLEESFRVEGVVVGVGDVLKIRRGDDVYEVPLECCKDMFELGYLVRVKSKVVRSERDFEVVGDVSRTVQGIFLGKNGSRFALAVGNSVWICVGNVECDRGDLIEVKGFNQGEKFFVLGYRNLGKADVGEMWTKVRNVIPLKLVNLRGRVSGLSGEKIVRGKKMAIIHISDDSGRIRVFLLGDNASLYKYLDVGDWIELYNCYARIGYDGEIEVVCDDGLAIKVF from the coding sequence ATGGAAGAAGAGCTGAGAGAACATTTTGGCGATCTTTTGGATGAGGATACTCTTGAACTTTTAGTTAGATATGCTAGGGGGGAGAAGGTAAATCTCGAAGAGAGCTTTAGGGTTGAAGGAGTCGTTGTTGGTGTTGGCGATGTTTTGAAGATTAGAAGGGGCGATGATGTTTACGAAGTCCCTTTAGAATGCTGCAAGGATATGTTTGAATTGGGTTATCTAGTCAGGGTTAAGTCGAAGGTTGTTAGGAGTGAGAGGGACTTTGAGGTGGTTGGTGATGTTAGTAGGACTGTGCAGGGTATCTTCTTAGGAAAAAACGGCTCAAGGTTTGCTTTGGCAGTTGGAAATTCTGTTTGGATTTGTGTTGGAAACGTTGAATGCGATAGGGGAGATTTGATAGAAGTTAAGGGGTTCAATCAAGGTGAAAAGTTCTTCGTACTCGGCTATCGCAACTTAGGAAAGGCTGATGTGGGTGAAATGTGGACCAAGGTCAGGAATGTAATACCGCTTAAGTTGGTGAATTTAAGAGGTAGGGTGAGTGGACTTTCTGGAGAAAAAATTGTTAGAGGTAAGAAAATGGCGATAATCCATATATCCGACGACAGTGGTAGGATTAGAGTCTTTTTGTTGGGCGATAACGCCAGCTTATACAAGTATTTGGATGTAGGAGACTGGATCGAGCTCTACAATTGCTACGCAAGGATAGGATACGATGGTGAGATAGAGGTAGTTTGTGATGATGGGTTGGCGATAAAAGTTTTTTAA
- a CDS encoding bifunctional ADP-dependent NAD(P)H-hydrate dehydratase/NAD(P)H-hydrate epimerase translates to METITSEEMAVLDINCEYFGLSRLQLMENAGRGLAEEIIKRFKPCKVVIFAGLGNNGGDAFVCARFLRNFDVEVFLLGRSKDIKTEIAKRNFDILKKAGYKITEIRDKIPEFEADIVIDGMLGTGVRGKLRGIYAKSVEVINESKAFKIAVDVPTGLNPDTGEFELCVKADLTVTFHKPKPGLLKAKDVVGELVVKDIGIPKSFENLAGVGDVKKVYKRFESGHKGVHGRIAVIGGIGYTGAVALTSLACYYAGADLVTTLVPKDIKNVVASFSPNLIVRELDLCDLSSLNELMKKYHVAVLGMGVERNDEFTDFVEEFLKLENVKKVVLDASAITKDIPEGVECIMTPHAGEFRKVFGEPTIENVMKVAKETNSVILLKGREDVITDGERVRFNRTGNAGMTVGGTGDVLAGVAGAFFALNDAFWSASASAFVNGLAGDICFEEKGYNFTAVDLLEKIPIAIKRCLEFV, encoded by the coding sequence ATGGAAACAATAACAAGTGAAGAAATGGCTGTTTTGGATATAAACTGTGAATACTTTGGTCTCTCAAGGCTTCAGCTGATGGAGAACGCTGGAAGAGGCTTGGCTGAGGAGATTATTAAAAGGTTTAAGCCCTGCAAAGTGGTAATCTTCGCTGGGTTAGGAAACAACGGAGGAGACGCATTTGTCTGTGCAAGGTTTTTGAGGAACTTCGATGTAGAAGTATTTCTTCTAGGTAGAAGTAAGGATATAAAAACGGAAATAGCTAAGAGAAACTTCGATATTCTCAAAAAAGCGGGCTATAAGATAACTGAAATTAGAGATAAGATCCCGGAGTTTGAAGCCGACATTGTTATAGATGGAATGCTCGGAACGGGTGTTAGAGGCAAGCTGAGAGGAATTTACGCTAAATCTGTTGAAGTTATAAATGAATCAAAAGCCTTTAAGATTGCAGTTGACGTCCCAACTGGCTTGAATCCAGATACCGGTGAATTCGAGCTTTGCGTAAAGGCTGATTTGACTGTGACTTTTCACAAGCCTAAACCGGGACTTTTGAAAGCTAAGGATGTCGTTGGGGAACTTGTTGTAAAGGATATAGGAATTCCAAAAAGCTTCGAGAATTTGGCTGGAGTAGGCGATGTTAAGAAAGTTTACAAGAGGTTTGAAAGCGGACACAAAGGTGTTCACGGAAGGATTGCAGTTATAGGAGGAATAGGATACACCGGAGCAGTAGCTTTAACGTCTCTGGCATGTTACTATGCTGGAGCGGATTTAGTTACAACACTTGTTCCCAAAGATATAAAGAATGTCGTTGCAAGCTTCTCACCTAATCTGATTGTCAGGGAACTCGATTTGTGTGACTTAAGCAGCTTAAACGAGCTTATGAAGAAATATCACGTTGCGGTTTTGGGAATGGGTGTTGAGAGAAATGACGAGTTTACAGATTTCGTTGAAGAGTTTTTGAAGCTTGAGAATGTCAAGAAGGTTGTTTTGGATGCCTCAGCCATAACGAAGGATATTCCTGAAGGTGTCGAATGCATTATGACGCCCCATGCGGGGGAGTTTAGGAAGGTATTTGGAGAACCGACTATTGAAAACGTCATGAAAGTTGCTAAGGAGACAAATTCCGTGATTCTGCTCAAGGGGAGAGAGGATGTTATAACTGATGGAGAAAGAGTAAGGTTCAACAGAACAGGGAACGCTGGTATGACTGTTGGGGGGACTGGAGATGTTTTAGCAGGGGTTGCCGGTGCATTTTTTGCTTTGAACGATGCATTTTGGAGTGCTTCGGCCTCAGCATTTGTAAATGGATTAGCTGGAGACATTTGCTTTGAGGAGAAAGGTTACAACTTCACGGCTGTTGATTTGCTTGAGAAGATACCGATAGCGATTAAAAGGTGTTTGGAGTTCGTTTAA
- a CDS encoding ribose 1,5-bisphosphate isomerase, producing MPNFKLVEESAKKIINMEVRGASRIARFAAETLKEFAKTVEKDFDENMRKASEILMNTRPTAVSLFNAINYVMMYKGENDEEKKADAIRRAEEFIRWVDTAKQKIGEIGAKRIKDGWTILTHCNSSTALMVIKTAFRQGKNIEVIATESRPRYQGHLTVKELAGEGIPTTLIVDSAVRYFMKDVDCVIVGADTITVNGALINKIGTSQIALCARESRVPFMVCAETYKFSPATLFGELVVIEERDAREVAPEEILNLGVKVRNPAFDVTPREYIDLIVTEIGAIPPEMAYVIIRERLGYGLEMGELKVSAKHFD from the coding sequence ATGCCGAACTTTAAACTCGTTGAGGAATCTGCAAAGAAGATAATCAACATGGAGGTCAGAGGTGCGAGCAGGATAGCGAGGTTTGCGGCCGAGACTCTCAAAGAATTTGCGAAGACTGTTGAGAAAGATTTCGATGAAAATATGAGAAAGGCAAGCGAAATCCTCATGAATACGCGCCCAACGGCTGTTAGCCTATTCAACGCAATAAACTACGTCATGATGTACAAGGGTGAGAACGATGAAGAGAAGAAGGCTGATGCTATAAGGAGAGCTGAGGAATTTATAAGGTGGGTCGATACAGCCAAGCAGAAGATTGGGGAAATAGGAGCTAAGAGGATTAAAGACGGTTGGACCATTTTAACGCACTGTAACTCCTCAACTGCTTTAATGGTAATAAAAACGGCCTTCAGACAGGGTAAGAATATAGAGGTAATTGCCACAGAATCCCGACCGCGCTATCAGGGCCATCTGACAGTTAAGGAGCTTGCGGGAGAGGGTATTCCAACCACACTGATAGTCGATTCAGCAGTTCGTTACTTCATGAAGGATGTAGACTGCGTTATAGTGGGTGCAGACACAATTACGGTGAACGGAGCCTTGATAAACAAAATAGGGACTTCTCAGATCGCATTGTGCGCTAGGGAGTCAAGAGTTCCGTTTATGGTTTGTGCTGAAACTTACAAGTTCAGCCCAGCCACGCTATTCGGTGAACTGGTCGTCATAGAGGAAAGAGATGCTAGAGAGGTTGCTCCCGAAGAAATCTTGAATTTGGGAGTTAAAGTGAGAAATCCCGCCTTTGATGTTACTCCAAGGGAATATATAGACCTCATCGTAACCGAAATAGGTGCAATTCCTCCGGAGATGGCCTACGTGATAATAAGGGAAAGGTTGGGCTACGGCTTGGAGATGGGAGAGCTTAAAGTTTCCGCTAAGCACTTTGATTGA